A window of Christiangramia forsetii KT0803 contains these coding sequences:
- a CDS encoding alpha-ketoglutarate-dependent dioxygenase AlkB family protein, which yields METAIKNLQDAELEYYPDFLTKEEADRLLRFLLESDSWRQDKIKLFGKEVLQPRLTILFGESGNTYKYSGLEMSPEPFPDIIKTLKYKCEEESNGIKFNICLANLYRNGDDSMGWHADDEKELGSNPVIASISLGAERVFHLKHKKLQNAKHKINLLHGSLLVMKGTTQEFWKHQLPKTKKIIAPRVNLTFRKII from the coding sequence ATGGAAACAGCTATCAAAAACCTTCAGGACGCTGAATTAGAGTATTATCCCGACTTTTTAACGAAGGAAGAGGCAGATCGACTGCTTCGTTTCCTATTAGAATCTGATTCATGGAGACAGGACAAAATAAAACTGTTTGGAAAAGAAGTTTTACAGCCAAGGCTAACTATTTTATTTGGCGAAAGCGGAAATACTTATAAATATTCGGGTTTAGAAATGTCACCCGAGCCCTTTCCCGATATAATCAAAACTTTAAAATATAAATGTGAAGAAGAAAGTAACGGGATAAAATTTAATATATGTCTTGCAAACCTATACCGAAATGGCGATGATAGTATGGGCTGGCATGCCGATGATGAAAAAGAGCTTGGATCAAATCCCGTTATAGCCTCCATAAGCCTTGGAGCCGAGAGAGTTTTTCACCTAAAACATAAAAAGCTTCAAAATGCAAAGCATAAAATAAATTTACTACATGGCAGCCTTTTAGTAATGAAAGGTACCACTCAGGAATTCTGGAAACATCAACTCCCTAAAACTAAGAAAATAATTGCTCCCAGAGTAAATCTTACTTTTCGGAAGATCATTTAA
- a CDS encoding S1/P1 nuclease, giving the protein MKNLLIIVFVLFVGICGFANDSDWGKTGHRATAEIAETHLSNKAKNAIDGLLGGHGLAFVANYADDIKSDPEYREFGPWHYVNIDPENKKYIEEEANKSGDLVQAIKKCVEVLKDQNSSRDEKQFYLKMLVHFVGDLHQPFHTGHAEDKGGNDIQVRWFNEGSNIHRVWDSDMINFYQMSYTELALNTKDLSKNQIKAIEKGKLLDWVYESRAMAEDLYTGVDNGEKLGYSYMYKNMPTVLEQLQKGGIRLAKILNDIYS; this is encoded by the coding sequence ATGAAAAATCTTTTAATTATTGTTTTCGTCCTTTTTGTTGGAATTTGTGGTTTCGCAAATGATTCAGATTGGGGGAAAACAGGACATCGTGCCACCGCAGAGATCGCTGAAACCCACTTGAGTAATAAAGCTAAAAATGCAATTGACGGCCTGCTAGGTGGCCATGGTTTGGCTTTCGTTGCGAATTATGCAGATGATATTAAAAGTGATCCTGAATACAGGGAATTTGGTCCATGGCATTATGTAAATATAGATCCTGAGAATAAGAAATATATTGAAGAAGAAGCTAATAAAAGTGGAGACCTGGTGCAGGCTATAAAAAAATGTGTGGAGGTTTTAAAAGATCAAAATTCTTCCAGGGATGAAAAACAGTTCTATTTAAAAATGCTTGTACATTTTGTTGGAGATTTACACCAGCCTTTCCATACCGGACATGCAGAGGATAAAGGTGGGAATGATATCCAGGTGAGATGGTTTAATGAAGGTTCTAATATCCATAGGGTTTGGGATAGCGATATGATTAATTTTTATCAGATGAGTTATACAGAATTGGCTTTGAACACAAAAGATCTTTCCAAAAATCAAATTAAAGCTATTGAAAAAGGAAAGTTGCTAGATTGGGTTTATGAGTCGAGAGCGATGGCTGAAGATCTTTACACCGGAGTAGATAACGGAGAAAAACTTGGTTACTCTTATATGTATAAAAATATGCCTACAGTTTTAGAGCAATTACAAAAAGGAGGAATTCGCCTTGCGAAAATTCTGAATGATATTTATTCTTAA
- a CDS encoding SPFH domain-containing protein: MTHEKSITAFNGYIMLFLFLFLLIGSIIGIFSTGNPIWALGVLLAFFVVPGLILVNPNESRVLLLFGDYKGTVKKNGLFWVNPFYTKKKISLRARNFDSERLKVNDKLGNPVMISTILVWRVMDTFKASFDVDNFENFVVVQTDAAVRKLASLYPYDNFADEGLDEDITLRSSVNEVSDALEKELEERLNIAGIEVLEARIGYLAYANEIASAMLKRQQATAIVAARHKIVEGAVSMVEMALDELSRKQVVDLDGESRAAMVSNLMVVLCSDRDATPVVNAGTLNH; encoded by the coding sequence ATGACACACGAAAAATCAATTACGGCATTTAACGGCTACATAATGCTCTTTCTCTTTTTATTTCTCCTAATTGGTAGTATAATAGGAATATTTTCAACCGGAAACCCTATATGGGCACTGGGAGTTCTTCTGGCATTTTTTGTAGTTCCCGGTTTAATCCTGGTAAACCCCAATGAATCCAGAGTATTATTATTGTTTGGTGACTATAAGGGAACTGTTAAAAAGAATGGACTATTTTGGGTAAATCCTTTCTACACCAAAAAGAAAATTTCTTTGAGAGCACGAAACTTCGATAGTGAGAGGCTTAAGGTTAATGACAAATTGGGAAATCCGGTTATGATTAGCACCATTCTTGTTTGGAGAGTCATGGATACCTTTAAAGCTTCCTTTGATGTTGATAATTTTGAAAATTTCGTGGTGGTTCAAACAGATGCGGCTGTAAGGAAACTTGCCAGTCTCTACCCTTATGATAATTTTGCCGACGAAGGTCTGGACGAAGATATTACCTTGCGATCCAGCGTTAATGAAGTGAGTGATGCCCTGGAAAAGGAACTGGAAGAGCGTCTTAACATTGCAGGAATTGAAGTTCTCGAAGCCAGAATTGGTTATTTGGCATATGCCAATGAAATTGCCAGCGCGATGCTGAAAAGACAACAGGCTACTGCCATCGTAGCGGCGAGACATAAAATTGTGGAAGGTGCTGTGAGTATGGTTGAAATGGCTCTGGACGAACTAAGCAGAAAACAAGTGGTAGATCTCGACGGAGAAAGTCGCGCTGCCATGGTTAGTAATTTAATGGTTGTTTTATGTAGCGATAGAGATGCTACCCCGGTTGTAAATGCCGGAACTTTAAATCACTAA
- a CDS encoding alpha/beta hydrolase family protein has translation MKKYLIFGLLIVMSQAGFSQEENFLEEDLKINTVIEGTLTVPRNKEAESIVIFIQGSGPTDRNGNQSMAKNDGIQKMARKLAVNGIASYRFDKRIFKIQELKTKEEDLRFEDFSKDVENILKYFKEHDKFDNLIIAGHGEGSLVGMLAAKETVDAFISLAGAGEPIDSIIVDQVNKMAPQLGENARVAFDEIREEGKTTNYNPMLESIFKPSVQPYMYSWMQYDPSQEIKKLDIPVLIINGSEDIQVEVDQAEMLKSGNQDAKLVIIENMNHIFREIASKDRLVNTKSYNEPGLPLHPELIPVITEFIKELE, from the coding sequence ATGAAAAAGTACTTAATATTTGGTCTTTTAATTGTGATGAGTCAGGCAGGATTCTCACAGGAAGAAAATTTTCTGGAAGAAGACCTAAAAATTAACACGGTTATAGAAGGAACCTTGACTGTTCCCCGAAATAAGGAAGCTGAAAGCATAGTTATTTTCATCCAGGGATCAGGGCCCACAGATCGAAACGGGAATCAATCCATGGCGAAAAATGATGGCATTCAGAAGATGGCTCGCAAGCTTGCAGTAAACGGAATTGCCTCCTATAGATTTGATAAAAGAATCTTCAAAATACAGGAGCTAAAAACGAAAGAAGAAGATCTAAGATTTGAAGATTTCTCAAAAGATGTGGAAAATATCCTGAAGTATTTCAAAGAGCATGATAAATTTGACAATCTTATTATAGCAGGACATGGTGAAGGTTCTCTGGTGGGCATGCTTGCAGCTAAAGAAACTGTAGATGCTTTTATTTCACTAGCAGGAGCTGGAGAACCTATAGATAGTATTATTGTGGACCAGGTAAATAAAATGGCCCCACAACTTGGAGAAAATGCCAGAGTCGCTTTTGATGAAATAAGAGAAGAAGGAAAAACGACCAATTACAATCCAATGCTAGAGTCAATTTTCAAACCCAGCGTACAGCCTTATATGTATAGCTGGATGCAGTACGACCCTTCCCAGGAAATTAAAAAACTGGATATTCCGGTGCTTATCATTAATGGATCTGAAGACATACAGGTTGAAGTTGATCAGGCTGAAATGTTGAAATCAGGAAATCAGGATGCAAAATTGGTGATTATTGAAAATATGAACCATATTTTCCGTGAGATAGCAAGTAAAGATAGGTTAGTAAATACCAAATCTTATAACGAACCTGGTTTACCGTTACATCCAGAATTAATTCCTGTAATTACAGAATTCATCAAAGAACTTGAGTAA
- a CDS encoding Cof-type HAD-IIB family hydrolase: MFKIIFSDIDGTLLNAERDLSEYTIETIRKLSKADIPFILISSRMPAAMRHLQKKMDIEHLPIISYNGGLIIVDGKVVSSTEIPIEILTELHKFNEHQNVHLSLFHNDEWYVPRDDFWTQREINNTRVQPEFESNQNVINKWRKESKGAHKIMAMGEEEKIDAIMTFLLQNFKDELHLYRSKPTYIEIAPKAISKLTAVQHLLDNHFRIPLSQSMAFGDNYNDVEMIRGVGMGIAVGNAKPEVLEIAHMVTTPGKEDGVAKSIMELLKI, from the coding sequence ATGTTTAAAATTATTTTTTCAGATATCGATGGTACATTGCTTAATGCAGAAAGGGATCTTTCAGAATACACCATTGAAACTATAAGAAAGTTATCAAAAGCAGACATTCCTTTTATTCTAATTTCTTCAAGGATGCCTGCTGCCATGAGACACCTTCAAAAGAAAATGGATATTGAGCACCTTCCTATAATAAGTTACAACGGAGGTTTGATCATTGTAGACGGTAAAGTTGTTAGTTCTACTGAAATTCCTATCGAAATCCTTACAGAACTACATAAATTTAATGAGCATCAAAATGTGCATCTCAGTCTTTTTCATAACGACGAATGGTATGTACCAAGAGATGATTTCTGGACCCAAAGAGAGATCAATAACACCAGGGTTCAACCTGAGTTTGAAAGTAACCAGAATGTGATAAACAAATGGCGAAAGGAAAGCAAAGGAGCTCACAAGATTATGGCGATGGGAGAAGAAGAAAAAATTGACGCTATCATGACTTTTCTTCTACAAAATTTCAAAGATGAACTACACTTATACCGTTCTAAACCTACTTATATTGAAATAGCACCGAAGGCAATTTCAAAATTAACCGCGGTTCAGCATTTATTAGATAATCATTTTAGAATCCCATTATCTCAAAGCATGGCTTTTGGTGATAACTACAACGATGTGGAGATGATTCGGGGTGTGGGAATGGGGATTGCTGTTGGTAATGCTAAACCTGAGGTATTAGAAATAGCCCATATGGTCACCACTCCGGGCAAGGAAGACGGGGTTGCAAAAAGTATTATGGAATTACTAAAAATATAA
- a CDS encoding DUF819 domain-containing protein: protein METTTVFTNDAIVFGLLMLALGFVFYTSSKKEGFWSKFYKVVPALLMCYLIPAILNSLGLIDDNTSQLYFVASRYLLPAALVLMTLSIDLKAIFNLGPKALIMFFAGTLGIVLGGPIAVLIISAISPETVGGVGPDAIWRGLSTIAGSWIGGGANQAAMLEIYEYNPDLYGGMVLVDIVVANLWMAIILMGIGKNDKIDKWLKADNSAIEDLKVKVSDYAKSVTRVPELPDFMIMLALAFGAVGIAHWGADNISEYLLATFDVFNDSKSALSSFSSQFFWMITIATAIGILLSFTKMKKYEGAGASKIGSIFIYILVATIGMKMDLTMIMDNPGLIAIGLVWILIHVIVLITTAKIIKAPFFFLAVGSQANVGGAASAPVVAAAFHPSLATVGVLLAVFGYVVGTYGAILCTILMQIAAGS, encoded by the coding sequence ATGGAAACTACTACCGTGTTTACTAATGACGCCATCGTCTTTGGTTTACTAATGCTTGCTCTTGGATTTGTTTTTTATACCTCTTCTAAAAAAGAAGGATTCTGGAGTAAATTTTATAAAGTTGTTCCAGCACTTTTAATGTGCTACCTCATCCCGGCAATTCTCAATTCACTTGGTCTAATAGACGACAATACATCTCAACTCTATTTCGTTGCCAGTAGATATCTTTTACCAGCAGCCCTGGTGCTTATGACACTAAGTATAGATCTAAAAGCCATTTTCAACCTCGGTCCTAAAGCTTTAATAATGTTTTTCGCCGGAACCCTGGGAATCGTTCTTGGCGGACCTATTGCTGTTTTAATTATTTCAGCCATTTCTCCTGAAACCGTTGGCGGGGTAGGTCCCGATGCTATTTGGAGAGGACTTTCAACCATTGCAGGCAGTTGGATTGGTGGAGGAGCCAACCAGGCGGCCATGCTCGAAATTTATGAATACAATCCCGATCTGTACGGAGGAATGGTATTGGTAGATATCGTAGTAGCCAATCTCTGGATGGCCATAATACTAATGGGAATTGGTAAAAACGATAAAATTGATAAATGGCTTAAAGCCGATAATTCTGCTATTGAAGATCTTAAAGTTAAAGTTAGTGACTATGCAAAAAGTGTCACCAGGGTTCCTGAATTGCCGGATTTTATGATTATGCTGGCACTTGCTTTCGGGGCTGTTGGAATCGCACATTGGGGAGCTGATAATATTTCTGAATACCTGCTTGCAACTTTTGATGTTTTCAATGATTCCAAAAGTGCACTTTCCTCATTTTCCTCCCAGTTTTTCTGGATGATCACTATTGCAACGGCTATTGGAATACTCTTATCATTTACTAAAATGAAAAAATATGAGGGCGCCGGAGCAAGTAAAATTGGAAGTATTTTTATTTATATACTGGTTGCTACCATTGGTATGAAAATGGATCTAACCATGATTATGGATAATCCTGGTTTAATTGCCATAGGATTAGTTTGGATACTCATCCATGTCATTGTTCTAATTACTACAGCAAAAATCATCAAGGCTCCTTTCTTCTTCCTTGCAGTAGGAAGTCAGGCAAATGTAGGTGGTGCAGCTTCAGCTCCAGTAGTTGCCGCGGCGTTTCACCCTTCATTAGCCACGGTAGGAGTACTGTTAGCAGTCTTTGGTTATGTGGTTGGAACTTATGGTGCGATCCTGTGTACAATTTTAATGCAAATAGCTGCCGGCAGTTAG
- a CDS encoding DUF4369 domain-containing protein: protein MKKLALLLVILISFTSCSEKESNLIVSGEIKGLKKGTLYLQKIDDTSLVNIDSVIVDGDPMFSMETYIESPQIMYLYLEKVDNNTYDDRIDFFADKGEISINTKLEKFETSAKIVGSVNQEKLVEYRKMISRFNDQNLDLIKASFEAEKSQDEDKLMEIDKKYDGLLKRKYLYTVNFAINNKNHEIAPYLALSEVFDANIKYLDTIYNSLAPKVKKSKYGKELKSFLKERRKEEKLEAKVEAQSTEEN from the coding sequence ATGAAAAAATTAGCTCTTCTTTTAGTTATTCTGATCAGTTTTACCTCCTGCTCCGAAAAAGAAAGCAATCTCATTGTTAGTGGGGAAATTAAGGGCCTTAAGAAAGGGACTTTATACTTGCAAAAGATCGATGATACTTCTTTAGTAAATATAGATTCAGTAATTGTTGATGGCGACCCTATGTTCTCTATGGAAACTTACATTGAGAGTCCTCAGATCATGTATCTATATCTTGAAAAAGTAGACAACAACACCTATGATGATCGCATAGATTTTTTTGCTGACAAAGGTGAAATTAGCATTAATACAAAGCTTGAAAAATTTGAAACCAGCGCTAAAATTGTTGGTTCGGTAAACCAGGAAAAACTGGTGGAATATCGTAAAATGATTAGTAGATTCAATGATCAGAACCTGGATTTGATCAAGGCTAGTTTTGAAGCTGAAAAGTCTCAGGATGAAGATAAATTGATGGAAATCGATAAGAAGTATGATGGTCTGCTGAAGAGAAAGTATCTATATACAGTAAATTTCGCGATCAATAATAAAAATCACGAAATTGCACCTTATTTGGCGCTTTCTGAAGTTTTTGATGCGAATATCAAATACCTGGATACCATCTATAATTCTTTAGCTCCAAAAGTAAAGAAATCTAAATACGGAAAGGAACTTAAGAGCTTTCTAAAAGAACGTCGAAAAGAAGAAAAGCTGGAAGCAAAAGTAGAAGCGCAGTCGACGGAAGAAAATTAA
- a CDS encoding L-lactate MFS transporter translates to MNSEKNRWLIAASAIAIHVSIGAAYAYSVYTQPLVEAKGWSVASVTTAFTIMMVLGGGSAALFGRFVEKSGPRKSAMLAAVLFSVGQAGSGFAISMDSLTLFLLSYGLLSGLGLGIGYISPVSTLVKWFPDKRGLATGMAVLGFGTGALVTAPVAASLIESIGISYTFYILGASYFIMMMLGASYIAPPPKEWLPAGMKAAVDAGTQKIKKDLRQATGAQAVKTRHFWMLWVMMLINTSAGIMMISVASPMAQNIAGLSAGAAATMVGLMGIFNGGGRLGWAAASDYISRPKVFIIFFVIQLIAFIALPLTVSTIIFQLLIFLVVSCYGGGFSNLPAFIGDLFGTKELGAIHGYLLTTWSLGGLIGPTLVSQIYTRTGSYIPVFYVFTGLILIALIVSILLNRSIKKAREKRDEYELSTTE, encoded by the coding sequence ATGAATTCAGAAAAAAACCGCTGGCTAATTGCCGCGTCAGCTATAGCCATTCATGTCTCGATTGGCGCAGCCTATGCTTATAGTGTTTACACACAACCATTGGTAGAAGCAAAAGGCTGGTCTGTAGCCTCGGTAACTACCGCCTTTACTATTATGATGGTTTTAGGAGGTGGCTCCGCCGCCCTCTTCGGGAGATTTGTCGAAAAAAGTGGCCCCAGGAAATCAGCCATGCTGGCTGCAGTATTATTTAGTGTAGGCCAGGCTGGTTCAGGCTTCGCTATTTCTATGGATTCACTAACACTCTTTCTTCTCTCTTATGGACTTTTAAGCGGACTTGGATTGGGCATTGGATACATTTCACCAGTCTCAACGCTAGTAAAATGGTTTCCCGATAAACGTGGTCTAGCTACCGGTATGGCCGTATTAGGTTTTGGAACAGGAGCTTTAGTGACAGCTCCGGTTGCGGCTAGCTTAATCGAATCGATTGGAATAAGTTATACTTTTTATATTCTGGGAGCCTCTTATTTTATAATGATGATGCTGGGAGCCTCTTATATTGCTCCACCTCCTAAAGAATGGTTACCTGCAGGTATGAAAGCAGCCGTTGATGCAGGAACACAAAAAATAAAAAAAGACCTAAGACAGGCAACCGGAGCCCAGGCAGTAAAGACCAGACATTTCTGGATGTTATGGGTCATGATGCTTATTAATACCAGTGCAGGGATAATGATGATTTCTGTCGCATCTCCTATGGCTCAGAACATCGCTGGACTTTCAGCGGGTGCGGCAGCAACCATGGTTGGTCTAATGGGCATTTTTAATGGTGGTGGAAGACTTGGCTGGGCTGCAGCTTCAGATTATATTTCCAGACCTAAAGTCTTTATAATTTTCTTCGTTATACAATTAATTGCATTTATCGCGCTCCCTCTAACAGTTAGCACTATTATCTTTCAACTACTAATATTTCTGGTAGTAAGCTGTTATGGCGGTGGGTTTTCTAATCTTCCGGCGTTTATTGGCGATCTCTTCGGAACAAAAGAGCTGGGGGCTATTCATGGCTATCTGCTTACCACCTGGTCTTTAGGCGGATTAATAGGCCCTACGCTCGTCTCTCAAATCTATACACGAACAGGCAGTTATATTCCAGTATTCTATGTTTTTACCGGATTGATTTTAATAGCCTTAATCGTGAGTATATTGCTTAACAGGAGTATAAAAAAAGCGAGAGAAAAGCGAGATGAATATGAACTAAGTACAACAGAATAG
- a CDS encoding type II toxin-antitoxin system ParD family antitoxin → MGKNTSISLGNHFEEFINEELKSGRYNSVSEIIRSALRLLESEERKEKELIKALEAGEQSGFVEDFDSKEHLKELHRQHL, encoded by the coding sequence ATGGGAAAAAACACCTCTATATCACTTGGAAATCATTTTGAAGAGTTTATTAATGAAGAATTAAAATCTGGAAGATATAACTCTGTAAGTGAAATAATTCGTTCTGCTTTAAGGTTATTAGAAAGTGAAGAAAGAAAAGAAAAAGAGCTTATTAAAGCTCTAGAAGCAGGAGAACAAAGTGGATTTGTTGAAGATTTCGATTCTAAAGAACACTTAAAAGAATTGCACCGGCAACACTTATGA
- a CDS encoding type II toxin-antitoxin system RelE/ParE family toxin, whose product MSNDKYRISQKALEDLDKIWIYTFKKWSKVQADRYYNLIIEEIHFIADNFLTGKSAEQTRKNYRVTKIKSHLIFYRKDENQTVEIIRILHERMDIKRRL is encoded by the coding sequence ATGAGTAACGATAAATATCGAATAAGTCAAAAGGCACTTGAAGATTTAGATAAAATTTGGATTTACACTTTTAAAAAATGGTCTAAGGTACAAGCAGACAGATATTACAATTTAATAATTGAAGAAATTCATTTTATAGCAGATAATTTTTTGACAGGTAAATCAGCCGAACAAACGCGAAAAAATTATCGAGTAACAAAAATAAAATCACATTTGATTTTTTACAGAAAAGATGAAAATCAAACCGTAGAAATCATTAGAATTCTCCACGAAAGAATGGATATAAAAAGACGTTTATAG
- a CDS encoding peroxiredoxin, giving the protein MKIGDEVPDLELKNQNGEKFRFSELKGKKAFVVYFYPKDFTPGCTKEACSFRDSYEDFKELGAEVIGISGDSSKSHSKFIDRYKLPYIFLSDKDKKARNVFGVKPSLLGLLPGRETFVFDKNGKLLHRFNSMSAGRHMPEALAVLKKNQN; this is encoded by the coding sequence ATGAAGATTGGCGATGAGGTTCCAGATTTAGAATTAAAGAATCAAAATGGTGAAAAATTTCGATTTTCAGAATTGAAAGGAAAAAAAGCCTTTGTGGTTTATTTCTATCCAAAAGATTTTACACCGGGTTGTACTAAAGAGGCCTGCAGTTTTAGAGATAGTTACGAGGACTTTAAAGAACTTGGAGCTGAGGTTATTGGAATTAGTGGTGATTCTTCAAAATCACATTCTAAATTTATTGATAGATATAAATTACCCTATATTTTTCTATCTGATAAAGATAAAAAAGCAAGGAATGTTTTTGGCGTGAAGCCCAGTTTATTAGGGTTGCTGCCGGGAAGGGAAACCTTTGTCTTTGATAAAAACGGAAAATTACTTCACAGGTTTAATAGTATGAGTGCAGGCAGGCATATGCCTGAAGCTTTAGCGGTATTGAAAAAAAATCAGAATTAA
- a CDS encoding 6-pyruvoyl trahydropterin synthase family protein, with the protein MRITVHRKAHFNAAHRLYRKDWDDERNFGVFGKCSNPHYHGHNYELIVSVTGEPDPETGFVMDLKILKELIYLEVEEAFDHKNLNVEVPEFEDLIPTAEHIAVVIWNKLRTRIQEDHDLKVTLYETPRNFVSYKGE; encoded by the coding sequence ATGAGAATAACCGTACACAGAAAGGCCCATTTTAATGCAGCTCATCGCCTTTACAGGAAAGATTGGGATGATGAGCGAAATTTTGGGGTTTTCGGAAAATGTAGTAATCCACATTATCACGGGCATAACTACGAACTTATAGTTTCGGTAACTGGTGAGCCAGACCCTGAAACGGGCTTTGTAATGGATCTAAAGATCTTAAAAGAGCTTATCTATTTGGAAGTGGAGGAGGCTTTTGACCATAAAAATCTTAATGTTGAAGTTCCGGAGTTTGAAGATCTGATTCCTACCGCCGAGCATATTGCCGTAGTAATATGGAATAAACTTCGTACAAGAATTCAGGAAGATCATGATTTGAAGGTGACGTTATATGAAACACCAAGAAATTTTGTGAGCTATAAAGGAGAATAA
- the idi gene encoding isopentenyl-diphosphate Delta-isomerase: MAKEKVILVNEKDEQIGLMEKIEAHEKALLHRAFSVFVFNNKNELMIQQRALTKYHSPGLWTNTCCSHQREGESNIDAGKRRLHEEMGFSTDLKDTISFIYKAPFDNGLTEHEFDHILVGNFEEKPNLNPDEVAAWKWVTLEDLEVDMKKNPHIYTEWFKIIFDKYYSHIQQ, from the coding sequence ATGGCAAAAGAAAAAGTAATTTTAGTTAACGAAAAGGACGAGCAGATTGGTCTAATGGAGAAGATAGAAGCGCATGAAAAGGCATTGCTTCACAGGGCTTTTTCGGTATTCGTTTTTAATAACAAAAATGAACTGATGATACAACAAAGGGCGCTCACGAAATACCATTCTCCGGGATTATGGACAAATACCTGTTGTAGTCATCAAAGAGAAGGTGAATCTAATATTGATGCCGGTAAAAGAAGACTTCACGAAGAAATGGGATTTTCTACAGATCTTAAAGATACCATCTCTTTTATTTATAAAGCACCTTTTGATAATGGTTTAACCGAGCATGAGTTTGATCATATTCTTGTGGGGAATTTTGAAGAAAAACCGAACCTTAATCCAGATGAAGTTGCCGCCTGGAAATGGGTTACTTTAGAAGATCTGGAAGTAGATATGAAGAAAAATCCTCATATTTATACCGAATGGTTCAAGATTATTTTTGATAAATATTATTCACATATTCAACAATGA